The following nucleotide sequence is from Nocardioides eburneiflavus.
GAGATCTACCGGCTCGACGCGGTCGAGGGAGAGGGCCTCGACGTCGAGAGCCTGCCCTTCTCGCTCAAGGTGCTGCTGGAGAACCTGCTCCGCACCGAGGACGGCGCCGACATCACGGCCGACCACATCAGGGCGATCGCCGGCTGGGACGCCAGCGCGAACCCCGACCAGGAGATCCAGTTCACGCCCGCGCGCGTGATCATGCAGGACTTCACCGGCGTCCCCTGCGTCGTCGACCTCGCCACCATGCGCGAGGCGATGGCCGAGCTCGGCGGCGACGCCACGAAGATCAACCCGCTCGCACCGGCCGAGATGGTCATCGACCACTCCGTCATCGCCGACGTCTTCGGCTCCGCCGACGCCTTCGAGCGCAATGTCGAGATCGAGTACGAGCGCAACCGCGAGCGCTACCAATTCCTCCGCTGGGGCCAGGGCGCCTTCGACGACTTCAAGGTCGTCCCCCCGGGCACGGGCATCGTGCACCAGGTCAACATCGAGCACCTCGCCCGCGTCGTCATGGTGCGCGACGGCGTCGCCTACCCCGACACCTGCGTCGGCACCGACTCCCACACCACGATGGTCAACGGCATCGGCGTGGTCGGCTGGGGCGTCGGCGGCATCGAGGCCGAGGCCGCGATGCTCGGCCAGCCGGTCTCCATGCTGATCCCGCGCGTGGTCGGCTTCAAGCTGTCGGGCGAGCTGCCCGCCGGCTCGACCGCCACCGACCTCGTCCTGACGATCACCGAGATGCTCCGCGAGCACGGTGTGGTCGGCAAGTTCGTCGAGTTCTACGGCGAGGGTGTCTCCGCGCTGCCGCTCGCCAACCGCGCCACGATCGGCAACATGAGCCCGGAGTTCGGTTCGACGATCGCCGTCTTCCCGATCGACGAGCAGACGATCGACTACCTCCGCCTGACCGGACGCACCGACGACCAGCTCGCGCTCGTCGAGGCGTACGCCAAGGAGCAGGGGCTCTGGCACGACCCGAGCGCGGAGCCCCGCTACAGCGAGCGCCTCGAGCTCGACCTCGCCACGGTGGTGCCCTCGCTCGCCGGCCCGAAGCGTCCCCAGGACCGCGTCGAGGTCTCGGCCGCGAAGGACTCGTTCCGCGCGGCCCTGAGCGACTACGTCGACGAGGGTGACTCCGACCCGGACGACGCCGCCGAGGCGACGGGTTACGACGAGGCGGTGGAGGAGTCCTTCCCGGCCTCCGACTCGCCGAGCCACGAGGGCGGCAACGGCAAGCCCGTTCACGTCGACGCACCCAAGGACGGCGGTCGACCCACGAAGCCCACGAAGGTGTCGCTCGACGGCCAGGAGGTCGAGATCGACCACGGCGCAGTCGTGATCGCCGCGATCACCTCGTGCACCAACACCTCCAACCCGAGCGTGATGATCGGTGCCGCACTGCTGGCCAAGAACGCGGTCGAGAAGGGCCTGACCCGCAAGCCGTGGGTGAAGACCTCGCTCGCGCCGGGATCCAAGGTCGTCTCGGACTACTACGACCGCGCCGGGCTGACGCCGTACCTCGACAAGCTCGGCTTCAACCTCGTCGGCTACGGCTGCACGACCTGCATCGGCAACTCCGGCCCGCTCATCCCCGAGGTGTCCGCAGCCGTCAACGAGGCGGACCTGGCCGTCGTCTCGGTGCTGTCGGGCAACCGCAACTTCGAGGGCCGGATCAACCCGGACGTGAAGATGAACTACCTCGCGTCGCCGCCGCTCGTCGTGGCCTACGCGCTGGCCGGCTCGATGGACGTCGACCTGTTCGGCGACCCGCTCGGTCAGGACTCTGATGGCAACGACGTCTTCCTCGAGGACATCTGGCCCAGCCCGCAGGAGGTCGAGGAGACCATCGCCCACGCGATCACCTCCGACATGTTCGGCGACTCCTACGCCGACGTGTTCAAGGGCGACGAGCGCTGGCAGTCGCTGCCCACCCCGGAGGGCAACACCTTCGAGTGGGACGAGCAGTCGACCTACGTGCGGCGTCCTCCCTACTTCGACGGCATGCCCGACGAGCCGGAGCCGGTCAGCGACATCGTCGGTGCCCGGGTGCTGCTCAAGCTGGGTGACTCGGTGACCACCGACCACATCAGCCCGGCCGGCGCGATCAAGAAGGACAGCCCGGCCGGCACGTACCTCGCCGAGCACGGCGTCGAGCAGCGCGACTTCAACTCCTACGGCTCGCGCCGCGGCAACCACGAGGTCATGATCCGCGGCACGTTCGCCAACATCCGCCTGCGCAACCAGCTCGCGCCGGGCACCGAGGGCGGCGTGACGCGCGACTTCACCAAGGACGGCGAGGTCACCAGCGTCTACGAGGCGAGCCAGAACTACCAGGCTGCAGGCACCCCGCTGGTCGTCCTGGCGGGCAAGGAGTACGGCTCCGGCTCGTCGCGCGACTGGGCCGCCAAGGGCACCGCGCTGCTGGGCGTGAAGGCCGTCATCGCCGAGTCCTACGAGCGCATCCACCGCTCGAACCTCATCGGCATGGGCGTCATCCCGCTCCAGTTCCCCGCGGGCAAGACCGCCGAGGACCTGGGACTCACGGGCGCCGAGGTCATCTCGATCTCCGGCATCACGGCGCTCAACGACGGCACCACGCCCAAGACGGTCACCGTCAAGGTGGAGCCGGCGCCGGGCACCGACCAGGCGCACGGCGAGACCAGCGAGTTCGAGGCCACCGTCCGCATCGACACCCCGGGCGAGGCGAACTACTACCGCAACGGCGGGATCATGCAGTACGTCCTGCGCAACCTGCTCAAGGGCTGACCTTGCGCGAGTTCCTCACGCAGGCGCAGGCGGCCGCCGACTCCACCACCGGTGGGGACGGCGGCCGCCTGCCGCTCGGCGGCATGGTCGACTGGGAGGTCTTCCCCTTCGAGCGCGAGGGCCTGCGGTCGCGCCCGCTCGTCGACTACGCCGTCCCCGAGCCCGACCGCCGCAAGGCGCCGGAGGACTGCAAGACCTGCACCGCCCTCGGTCGCGACGACCTCGTGCTGCACACGGGGGAGCGGCTCGCAGTCATCCGCCCGGGTGGCACGTCGTTGCCCTTCGTCGCCAACGTCGTCTCCCGCACCCACGAGGTCCTCGACGACCTCGGCGACGACGGGCACGTCGAGCTGGGCCGCCTCATCGGGCGCACGTACGCCGCCCTCCGCGCGCTCGACGGTGTCGGCAACGTGCACGTCAACAAGTGGGAGAACGGCACCGGTCACCTCTCGGTGACGCTCCTCGCCCGCCCACTCGGCGTGCTCCAGCT
It contains:
- a CDS encoding aconitate hydratase, producing MASQDSFGAKGTLDVDGQSYEIYRLDAVEGEGLDVESLPFSLKVLLENLLRTEDGADITADHIRAIAGWDASANPDQEIQFTPARVIMQDFTGVPCVVDLATMREAMAELGGDATKINPLAPAEMVIDHSVIADVFGSADAFERNVEIEYERNRERYQFLRWGQGAFDDFKVVPPGTGIVHQVNIEHLARVVMVRDGVAYPDTCVGTDSHTTMVNGIGVVGWGVGGIEAEAAMLGQPVSMLIPRVVGFKLSGELPAGSTATDLVLTITEMLREHGVVGKFVEFYGEGVSALPLANRATIGNMSPEFGSTIAVFPIDEQTIDYLRLTGRTDDQLALVEAYAKEQGLWHDPSAEPRYSERLELDLATVVPSLAGPKRPQDRVEVSAAKDSFRAALSDYVDEGDSDPDDAAEATGYDEAVEESFPASDSPSHEGGNGKPVHVDAPKDGGRPTKPTKVSLDGQEVEIDHGAVVIAAITSCTNTSNPSVMIGAALLAKNAVEKGLTRKPWVKTSLAPGSKVVSDYYDRAGLTPYLDKLGFNLVGYGCTTCIGNSGPLIPEVSAAVNEADLAVVSVLSGNRNFEGRINPDVKMNYLASPPLVVAYALAGSMDVDLFGDPLGQDSDGNDVFLEDIWPSPQEVEETIAHAITSDMFGDSYADVFKGDERWQSLPTPEGNTFEWDEQSTYVRRPPYFDGMPDEPEPVSDIVGARVLLKLGDSVTTDHISPAGAIKKDSPAGTYLAEHGVEQRDFNSYGSRRGNHEVMIRGTFANIRLRNQLAPGTEGGVTRDFTKDGEVTSVYEASQNYQAAGTPLVVLAGKEYGSGSSRDWAAKGTALLGVKAVIAESYERIHRSNLIGMGVIPLQFPAGKTAEDLGLTGAEVISISGITALNDGTTPKTVTVKVEPAPGTDQAHGETSEFEATVRIDTPGEANYYRNGGIMQYVLRNLLKG